From a single Lolium rigidum isolate FL_2022 chromosome 7, APGP_CSIRO_Lrig_0.1, whole genome shotgun sequence genomic region:
- the LOC124675886 gene encoding uncharacterized protein LOC124675886, whose product MAAEVSSIARMLRGEAVKRGVAGPKSEMVTMDLLGGCGGDSAGGSGGDDEVVDLEVKVPVGWERRLDLLSGKTFLTPHRHQAVQGSHQDLNLPPPSAAATTTTNSAAVCTLDMVRSALERAAAVRSAPSPATSSSSSASTSTSSSSLGKRNRSPPAAATTESPVNPAMLAAACPSCLTYVLVVEADPLCPRCEARVPPLAKASGADGSGKKPKIDLNFAADETE is encoded by the exons ATGGCGGCGGAGGTGAGCTCTATCGCCAGGATGCTGCGCGGGGAGGCGGTGAAGAGGGGCGTCGCTGGGCCCAAGTCGGAGATGGTGACGATGGACCTGCTTGGCGGTTGCGGCGGCgacagcgccggcggcagcggtggagacgacgaggtcgtcgacctcgaggTGAAGGTGCCCGTCGGCTGGGAGAGACGGCTTGACCTACTG TCCGGCAAGACGTTCCTGACGCCTCACCGCCACCAGGCCGTCCAAGGCAGCCACCAGGACCTCAACCTGCCTCCCCCGTCCGCCGCGGCCACCACCACGACAAACTCCGCCGCGGTCTGCACCCTCGACATGGTCCGCTCCGCCCTGGAGCGTGCTGCTGCCGTGCGGTCCGCCCCCTCGCCGGCcacttcgtcgtcctcctctgcctccacctCCACTTCGTCCTCCTCCCTGGGCAAGCGCAACCGCTCTCCGCCGGCAGCCGCAACCACGGAGTCGCCCGTGAACCCGGCCATGCTCGCGGCCGCGTGCCCATCCTGCCTCACGTATGTGCTCGTCGTCGAGGCCGACCCGCTGTGCCCCCGGTGCGAGGCTAGAGTGCCACCGCTCGCCAAGGCGTCCGGTGCCGACGGCAGCGGGAAGAAGCCCAAGATCGACCTCAACTTTGCCGCCGATGAGACCGAGTGA